One Microplitis demolitor isolate Queensland-Clemson2020A chromosome 2, iyMicDemo2.1a, whole genome shotgun sequence DNA segment encodes these proteins:
- the LOC103579603 gene encoding cytochrome c oxidase assembly protein COX19 codes for MSSYTYGQKTFNPIPPEKGSFPLDHEGFCKASMIKYMRCLGNNKSNNSLCRDAAKEYLECRMDHNLMTREEWPKLGFHDQQKST; via the coding sequence ATGTCCTCATATACATACGGACAAAAGACTTTTAACCCCATTCCACCAGAGAAGGGAAGTTTTCCACTAGACCATGAGGGTTTTTGCAAAGCATCAATGATCAAATATATGCGTTGTCTtggtaataataaaagtaataactcTCTTTGTAGAGATGCTGCTAAAGAGTATCTCGAATGTCGAATGGACCACAATCTTATGACTCGCGAAGAATGGCCAAAACTAGGATTCCATGATCAACAAAAATCTAcgtaa
- the LOC103579604 gene encoding aminopeptidase N isoform X2, producing MADTSSKLNYNLPFENKNYTNCYSIESYNYKIKLVPHIKENELTFDGEVSIDFKNSIVRSWIKLNAKNLDIVENVILKKDNEVYESSDYTITINDSEHVLTINFDREIALDNYNLYIQYKSHGLDSSKVLKHVNYFDKSGKKQWILLSDFQNGGLDELFPSWKDDWCSSKFEFSIKHNKEYKVLFNAPVKEIVAAEDSNSVWTIFKKTPNLIPNNFAFIVGDLEYLSPHDDDLFKLWFLKNTIDCENNDIKIVEKLWKALEDVTGVTRKEHKYNKLDVVVLPEFIKIKRFNWGLCTVNDVSIGFKENIDKTEKITTITDLAFSFIDHWFGNLIQSVTYDTKRLLCYGLRSYLAQLIVDKIDKNAHSIDRFINDQGQEGNWNEFHFNYISRTIENVLGKDNFRAALRNYILNNEPKDQIVSELSDEIAKASGDRKEFMEKVLKNWNTFSSFPTLTVTRNYEKNKAIVTQARFLNNPELDWRYWVPLNWATQDEPNFEDTSVTQWYDGDFMKTEIPVTVADDRWIIINKQHFGTYRVNYDEKNWKLIINYLKTDDYSKIHLYNRIQLINDAFTIADWGFLDYSIPFELSEYLTRETEFAPWAAFLHHIEQLYYESPLRHSEYFDNFKKYVLKLTDKLKKRILLVDEADDDFITRLLRISLVNVRSILGSSDEGNYAFTKLRNWLDDPDKYPISADMKVVILNSGMRFADEDTWNKLWEKFNEIFKSPRNEIMSYNIIMKYLTFKNEELLHALCCVSNIELMKKFVTMIMSNTIEDISQSQFFEKLYRLNGNAVDVVLDMDFNSTTADGSVFYPEIICEATRNLVSFIRTDDHLQKYNLMSTQSIEGETFISRINATCAAKSNEKSNEKLNKMKKFLVKIN from the exons ATGGCGGATACGAGTTCAAAACTAAATTATAACCTtccatttgaaaataaaaattatactaattGTTATAGTATTgaatcatataattataaaataaaattagtgcCGCATATTAAAGAAAACGAGCTGACCTTTGATGGAGAAGTttccatagattttaaaaattcaatagtgAGAAGTTGGATTAAACTGAATGCTAAAAATTTGGATATTGttgaaaatgttattttgaaaaaagataaTGAAGTTTATGAGTCAAGTGACTATACCATCACTATTAATGATTCTGAACATGTATTGACTATAAATTTCGATAGAGAAATTGcacttgataattataatttatatattcagtATAAAAGTCATGGTCTTGACAGTAGTAAGGTTTTGAAACATgtgaattattttgataaatctggAAAAAAACA atggATATTACTGAGTGATTTTCAAAATGGAGGATTAGATGAATTGTTTCCATCTTGGAAAGATgattggtgttcttcaaagtttgaattttccaTTAAGCATAATAAAGAATATAAGGTATTATTTAATGCGCCGGTAAAGGAAATAGTAGCAGCAGAGGATTCGAATTCTGTGtggacaatttttaaaaaaactccaaaTTTAATTCCGAATAATTTTGCATTCATTGTTGGAGACTTAGAATATTTGTCTCCGCACGATGATGATTTATTCAAACTTTGGTTccttaaaaatacaattgattGTGAAAATAATGACATCAAAATTGTGGAAAAATTGTGGAAAGCACTTGAAGATGTGACTGGTGTAACTCGTAAAGAGCATAAATACAACAAGTTGGATGTTGTCGTTTTGCcggaatttattaaaattaaaagatttaacTGGGGACTCTGTACCGTCAa cgATGTAAGTATTGggtttaaagaaaatatcgataaaaccGAAAAAATCACAACAATTACAGATCTAGCATTTTCATTTATCGATCATTGGTTTGGTAATCTTATTCAATCTGTCACTTATGATACAAAAAGACTCTTATGCTATGGTCTACGTTCTTATTTAGCTCAACTAATAGTTGATAag ATTGATAAAAATGCCCATTCTATTGATCGATTTATCAATGATCAAGGACAAGAAGGAAATTGGAATGAATTTCATT ttAATTATATATCACGTACAATTGAAAATGTTCTGGGTAAAGACAACTTCCGAGCGGCTTtgagaaattatatattaaataa tgaaCCTAAAGATCAGATAGTCAGTGAGCTTTCCGATGAAATTGCAAAAGCATCTGGAGACAGAAAAGAATTTATggaaaaagttttgaaaaattggaaTACTTTTTCGTCCTTTCCCACACTCACGGTCACtcgtaattatgaaaaaaataaagcgaTTGTTACACAAGcacgatttttaaataatccgGAGTTAGATTGGAGATATTGGGTGCCATTGAATTGGGCGACTCAAGACGAACCTAATTTCGAAGATACATCAGTAACTCAGTGGTATGATGGTGATTTTATGAAAACCGAAATTCCGGTTACGGTTGCTGATGATCGTtggataattataaacaaacaaCATTTtg gtACCTATCGCGTaaattatgatgaaaaaaattggaaattaataataaattatctgaaaactgatgattattcaaaaattcatctctACAATCGTATTCAGCTGATTAACGATGCATTTACTATCGCCGATTGGGGATTTCTGGACTACAGTATACCTTTTGAACTATCGGAGTATCTTACTCGTGAAACAGAATTCGCTCCATGGGCAGCATTTTTGCATCATATTGAGCAGTTGTATTATGAATCACCACTACGTCATTCCGAATACTTCGATAATTTCAag AAATATGTTTTGAAGCTgactgataaattaaaaaaacggaTCCTACTAGTGGATGAAGCCGATGATGATTTTATCACACGGCTTTTAAGAATTTCTTTGGTGAATGTGCGTTCCATTTTAGGGTCAAGTGATGAAGGAAATTATGCGTTTACCAAACTTAGAAATTGGCTCGATGATCCTGATAAATATCC AATTTCTGCAGACATGAAAGTTGTGATTCTTAACAGCGGAATGAGATTTGCAGATGAAGATACTTGGAATAAATTATGGGAAaagtttaatgaaatttttaaaagtcctagaaatgaaattatgtcatacaatattattatgaaatatttaaccTTTAAAAATGAAGAGCTTCTTCATGCTCTGTGTTGCGTTTCAAACATTGAATTGATGAAAAAGTTTGTAACAATGATCATGTCGAATACTATAGAGGACATAAGTCAATCGCAATTCTTTGAAAAACTTTACCGACTGAATGGAAATGCCGTTGATGTTGTTTTAGACATGGATTTCAATTCCACTACAGCTGACggaag tgTGTTTTATCCAGAAATTATATGCGAGGCTACTCGAAATCTCGTATCATTTATAAGAACCGATGATCATctacaaaaa TACAATCTAATGTCAACTCAGTCAATTGAGGGTGAAACATTTATAAGTCGTATTAATGCAACTTGTGCGGCAAAATCCAACGAAAAATCcaacgaaaaattaaataaaatgaaaaaatttttggtaaaaataaattga
- the LOC103579604 gene encoding aminopeptidase N isoform X1 — translation MADTSSKLNYNLPFENKNYTNCYSIESYNYKIKLVPHIKENELTFDGEVSIDFKNSIVRSWIKLNAKNLDIVENVILKKDNEVYESSDYTITINDSEHVLTINFDREIALDNYNLYIQYKSHGLDSSKVLKHVNYFDKSGKKQWILLSDFQNGGLDELFPSWKDDWCSSKFEFSIKHNKEYKVLFNAPVKEIVAAEDSNSVWTIFKKTPNLIPNNFAFIVGDLEYLSPHDDDLFKLWFLKNTIDCENNDIKIVEKLWKALEDVTGVTRKEHKYNKLDVVVLPEFIKIKRFNWGLCTVNDVSIGFKENIDKTEKITTITDLAFSFIDHWFGNLIQSVTYDTKRLLCYGLRSYLAQLIVDKIDKNAHSIDRFINDQGQEGNWNEFHFNYISRTIENVLGKDNFRAALRNYILNNEPKDQIVSELSDEIAKASGDRKEFMEKVLKNWNTFSSFPTLTVTRNYEKNKAIVTQARFLNNPELDWRYWVPLNWATQDEPNFEDTSVTQWYDGDFMKTEIPVTVADDRWIIINKQHFGTYRVNYDEKNWKLIINYLKTDDYSKIHLYNRIQLINDAFTIADWGFLDYSIPFELSEYLTRETEFAPWAAFLHHIEQLYYESPLRHSEYFDNFKKYVLKLTDKLKKRILLVDEADDDFITRLLRISLVNVRSILGSSDEGNYAFTKLRNWLDDPDKYPISADMKVVILNSGMRFADEDTWNKLWEKFNEIFKSPRNEIMSYNIIMKYLTFKNEELLHALCCVSNIELMKKFVTMIMSNTIEDISQSQFFEKLYRLNGNAVDVVLDMDFNSTTADGSSVFYPEIICEATRNLVSFIRTDDHLQKYNLMSTQSIEGETFISRINATCAAKSNEKSNEKLNKMKKFLVKIN, via the exons ATGGCGGATACGAGTTCAAAACTAAATTATAACCTtccatttgaaaataaaaattatactaattGTTATAGTATTgaatcatataattataaaataaaattagtgcCGCATATTAAAGAAAACGAGCTGACCTTTGATGGAGAAGTttccatagattttaaaaattcaatagtgAGAAGTTGGATTAAACTGAATGCTAAAAATTTGGATATTGttgaaaatgttattttgaaaaaagataaTGAAGTTTATGAGTCAAGTGACTATACCATCACTATTAATGATTCTGAACATGTATTGACTATAAATTTCGATAGAGAAATTGcacttgataattataatttatatattcagtATAAAAGTCATGGTCTTGACAGTAGTAAGGTTTTGAAACATgtgaattattttgataaatctggAAAAAAACA atggATATTACTGAGTGATTTTCAAAATGGAGGATTAGATGAATTGTTTCCATCTTGGAAAGATgattggtgttcttcaaagtttgaattttccaTTAAGCATAATAAAGAATATAAGGTATTATTTAATGCGCCGGTAAAGGAAATAGTAGCAGCAGAGGATTCGAATTCTGTGtggacaatttttaaaaaaactccaaaTTTAATTCCGAATAATTTTGCATTCATTGTTGGAGACTTAGAATATTTGTCTCCGCACGATGATGATTTATTCAAACTTTGGTTccttaaaaatacaattgattGTGAAAATAATGACATCAAAATTGTGGAAAAATTGTGGAAAGCACTTGAAGATGTGACTGGTGTAACTCGTAAAGAGCATAAATACAACAAGTTGGATGTTGTCGTTTTGCcggaatttattaaaattaaaagatttaacTGGGGACTCTGTACCGTCAa cgATGTAAGTATTGggtttaaagaaaatatcgataaaaccGAAAAAATCACAACAATTACAGATCTAGCATTTTCATTTATCGATCATTGGTTTGGTAATCTTATTCAATCTGTCACTTATGATACAAAAAGACTCTTATGCTATGGTCTACGTTCTTATTTAGCTCAACTAATAGTTGATAag ATTGATAAAAATGCCCATTCTATTGATCGATTTATCAATGATCAAGGACAAGAAGGAAATTGGAATGAATTTCATT ttAATTATATATCACGTACAATTGAAAATGTTCTGGGTAAAGACAACTTCCGAGCGGCTTtgagaaattatatattaaataa tgaaCCTAAAGATCAGATAGTCAGTGAGCTTTCCGATGAAATTGCAAAAGCATCTGGAGACAGAAAAGAATTTATggaaaaagttttgaaaaattggaaTACTTTTTCGTCCTTTCCCACACTCACGGTCACtcgtaattatgaaaaaaataaagcgaTTGTTACACAAGcacgatttttaaataatccgGAGTTAGATTGGAGATATTGGGTGCCATTGAATTGGGCGACTCAAGACGAACCTAATTTCGAAGATACATCAGTAACTCAGTGGTATGATGGTGATTTTATGAAAACCGAAATTCCGGTTACGGTTGCTGATGATCGTtggataattataaacaaacaaCATTTtg gtACCTATCGCGTaaattatgatgaaaaaaattggaaattaataataaattatctgaaaactgatgattattcaaaaattcatctctACAATCGTATTCAGCTGATTAACGATGCATTTACTATCGCCGATTGGGGATTTCTGGACTACAGTATACCTTTTGAACTATCGGAGTATCTTACTCGTGAAACAGAATTCGCTCCATGGGCAGCATTTTTGCATCATATTGAGCAGTTGTATTATGAATCACCACTACGTCATTCCGAATACTTCGATAATTTCAag AAATATGTTTTGAAGCTgactgataaattaaaaaaacggaTCCTACTAGTGGATGAAGCCGATGATGATTTTATCACACGGCTTTTAAGAATTTCTTTGGTGAATGTGCGTTCCATTTTAGGGTCAAGTGATGAAGGAAATTATGCGTTTACCAAACTTAGAAATTGGCTCGATGATCCTGATAAATATCC AATTTCTGCAGACATGAAAGTTGTGATTCTTAACAGCGGAATGAGATTTGCAGATGAAGATACTTGGAATAAATTATGGGAAaagtttaatgaaatttttaaaagtcctagaaatgaaattatgtcatacaatattattatgaaatatttaaccTTTAAAAATGAAGAGCTTCTTCATGCTCTGTGTTGCGTTTCAAACATTGAATTGATGAAAAAGTTTGTAACAATGATCATGTCGAATACTATAGAGGACATAAGTCAATCGCAATTCTTTGAAAAACTTTACCGACTGAATGGAAATGCCGTTGATGTTGTTTTAGACATGGATTTCAATTCCACTACAGCTGACggaag tagtgTGTTTTATCCAGAAATTATATGCGAGGCTACTCGAAATCTCGTATCATTTATAAGAACCGATGATCATctacaaaaa TACAATCTAATGTCAACTCAGTCAATTGAGGGTGAAACATTTATAAGTCGTATTAATGCAACTTGTGCGGCAAAATCCAACGAAAAATCcaacgaaaaattaaataaaatgaaaaaatttttggtaaaaataaattga